A window of Sulfurimonas gotlandica GD1 contains these coding sequences:
- the rsmI gene encoding 16S rRNA (cytidine(1402)-2'-O)-methyltransferase: protein MLQFVPTPIGNIGDISLRAIEALSNADTLLCEDTRVTKKLIHILKERYNTVFKQDQQFISLHSHNEKSFVEKLEPSFFEQNIVYASDAGMPGISDPGQLLIKYALENDVKYDVLPGANALLTAFVASGFVETQMLFWGFLPHKGKDRATSLQGALHSGYTTVLYESPHRLEKLLLEIKEEEPSRKIFLAKELTKKYQNYFSGTAEEILSALNDNIRGEWVVVIEAGEIHNSSAVSQTDILELDLPKKIQAKLISKITGENTKSCYQRLLKLQ, encoded by the coding sequence TTGCTACAATTTGTTCCAACTCCGATTGGAAACATTGGCGATATATCGCTTAGAGCTATCGAAGCTCTAAGTAACGCTGATACTCTACTTTGCGAAGATACTCGCGTTACAAAAAAACTTATACATATTCTAAAAGAGAGATACAACACTGTTTTTAAACAAGATCAGCAGTTTATATCTTTGCACTCACACAATGAAAAATCTTTTGTTGAAAAATTAGAACCATCTTTTTTTGAGCAAAATATTGTTTACGCTTCAGACGCAGGTATGCCAGGTATAAGCGATCCTGGACAACTCTTAATTAAATATGCATTGGAAAATGATGTAAAATATGATGTACTTCCTGGGGCAAATGCACTTCTGACAGCTTTTGTTGCTAGTGGCTTTGTAGAGACACAGATGCTGTTTTGGGGCTTTTTACCACACAAGGGGAAAGATAGAGCTACTTCACTTCAAGGTGCACTTCATAGTGGATATACAACTGTGCTATATGAATCACCACATAGATTGGAGAAGCTGCTTCTTGAGATAAAAGAAGAAGAGCCTTCTAGAAAGATATTTTTAGCAAAAGAGCTAACTAAAAAGTATCAAAACTATTTTAGTGGCACAGCAGAAGAAATCTTAAGTGCGTTAAATGACAATATTCGTGGTGAGTGGGTTGTTGTAATTGAAGCCGGCGAGATACATAACAGCAGTGCTGTTTCACAAACTGACATTTTGGAACTTGACTTGCCAAAAAAAATACAAGCAAAACTTATTTCTAAAATAACAGGTGAAAATACAAAGTCTTGTTACCAAAGACTGCTAAAACTACAATAA
- a CDS encoding 7-carboxy-7-deazaguanine synthase QueE — protein sequence MLYLVEHFYSIQGEGRYTGVPSLFFRFGGCNMKCEGFGCEEEASDGTKVLGCDTVYAVNKEHFSFNWSPIQKTQELLNVLDLYELPQRPVDIVLTGGEPLIYANEGIFVEFLEKLHEEGHKITFETNGSIAVDFEKYPIYKECIFALSVKLSNSKEPFRKRVNGDVIYSIASNAKEAFFKFSIDADSINLGLDEEIFNITLHSPRTQVYCMPLGGNKAEVEANTEPLIEFCKAKGYNFSDRLHIRIWDQNKGV from the coding sequence TTGCTATATCTTGTAGAACATTTCTATAGTATTCAAGGTGAAGGTCGTTATACAGGTGTACCTTCTCTTTTCTTTCGTTTTGGTGGCTGTAACATGAAGTGCGAAGGTTTTGGATGTGAAGAAGAAGCATCTGATGGAACCAAAGTACTTGGATGCGACACTGTTTATGCAGTAAACAAAGAGCATTTCTCTTTTAACTGGAGCCCTATACAAAAGACTCAAGAGCTTCTTAACGTCTTGGATCTTTACGAACTGCCGCAAAGACCTGTAGACATAGTCTTAACTGGTGGTGAACCACTAATATATGCGAATGAAGGTATATTTGTAGAGTTCCTTGAAAAACTTCATGAAGAGGGTCATAAAATTACTTTTGAGACAAATGGCTCAATAGCAGTAGATTTTGAAAAATATCCAATTTATAAAGAGTGTATATTTGCTCTTTCTGTTAAGCTTTCAAACTCAAAAGAGCCTTTTAGAAAAAGAGTTAACGGTGATGTTATTTATTCTATTGCTTCAAATGCGAAAGAGGCTTTTTTTAAATTCTCAATAGATGCTGACTCGATTAATCTAGGTCTTGATGAGGAAATATTTAACATAACTCTACACTCTCCAAGAACGCAAGTTTATTGCATGCCACTTGGCGGGAACAAAGCTGAAGTAGAGGCTAATACAGAACCATTAATAGAATTTTGTAAAGCTAAAGGTTATAATTTTTCTGATAGACTTCACATAAGAATTTGGGATCAGAACAAGGGAGTTTAA
- the moaA gene encoding GTP 3',8-cyclase MoaA: MLIDSYDRVVDYLRVSVTERCNFRCQYCMPEKPFSWVPKENLLSFEELFEFMKIAMDEGVNKIRITGGEPLLREDLDKFIKMIYDYKNDVDLAMTTNAFLLKGTARRLKDAGLKRINVSIDTLKPEVAQQIAQKDVLKNVLEGVDEALRVGLKVKVNMVPMKSVNADEIIDVLEYCKERNMSIRFIEYMENSFASKDIKGLKSNELLEIISAKYEFSDDGFDGSSPSHYYTMKDGYRFGIIEPYEDDFCKKCNRIRLTAEGNLIPCLYFDEAMSISKAIKAGDIKAAAEVLREVVRTKPEKNRWGGEDGEVSSRAFYETGG; encoded by the coding sequence ATGCTAATTGACAGTTATGACAGAGTAGTTGACTATCTAAGAGTTTCAGTGACAGAACGCTGTAATTTTAGATGTCAATACTGTATGCCTGAGAAGCCTTTTTCTTGGGTTCCAAAAGAAAATCTACTCAGCTTTGAAGAACTTTTTGAGTTTATGAAAATTGCCATGGATGAGGGTGTAAATAAAATCCGTATTACCGGCGGTGAACCACTTCTCAGAGAAGATCTAGATAAATTTATAAAAATGATCTATGACTATAAAAATGATGTAGATCTTGCAATGACTACAAATGCATTTCTTTTAAAAGGTACTGCACGGAGGTTAAAAGATGCTGGACTAAAGCGTATCAATGTAAGTATTGATACTCTCAAACCTGAAGTAGCGCAGCAAATTGCACAAAAAGATGTTTTAAAGAATGTACTTGAAGGTGTTGATGAAGCCTTAAGAGTTGGACTTAAAGTTAAAGTTAACATGGTTCCAATGAAGAGCGTAAATGCGGATGAAATTATAGACGTTTTAGAGTATTGTAAAGAACGTAATATGAGCATTCGTTTTATTGAATATATGGAAAACTCTTTTGCATCTAAAGATATAAAGGGCCTTAAATCAAATGAGCTTTTAGAAATCATAAGTGCAAAGTATGAGTTTAGCGATGATGGTTTTGATGGCTCTTCACCTTCTCATTACTACACTATGAAAGATGGCTACAGATTTGGAATAATTGAACCGTATGAAGATGATTTCTGTAAGAAATGTAATCGCATAAGGCTTACTGCAGAGGGTAATCTTATCCCATGTCTTTATTTTGATGAAGCTATGAGTATATCTAAAGCCATTAAAGCTGGTGATATTAAAGCTGCTGCAGAGGTGCTTAGGGAAGTTGTTAGAACTAAGCCTGAGAAGAACAGATGGGGTGGAGAAGATGGTGAAGTCTCATCTCGAGCCTTTTATGAAACTGGTGGATGA
- the rpmE gene encoding 50S ribosomal protein L31: MKKDLHPNLVTCAVSCACGNSFETKSQTDAMRIDICNECHPFFTGSERMVDTAGRIEKFNARYAKK, from the coding sequence ATGAAAAAAGATCTTCACCCTAACTTAGTAACTTGCGCAGTGTCTTGTGCATGTGGAAACAGCTTTGAAACAAAAAGCCAAACTGACGCAATGCGTATTGATATCTGTAATGAGTGTCACCCATTCTTCACAGGTTCTGAGAGAATGGTAGATACTGCTGGTAGAATTGAGAAATTCAACGCACGTTACGCTAAGAAATAG
- a CDS encoding 6-pyruvoyl trahydropterin synthase family protein, translating into MIIRKLFKFENAHIVRGCSTVKCRSSLHGHSYKVELLFESNFLDNGQMVYDFGLMKQNMKALVESFDHGVTVWSGDSWEYLDSMKKHSDRWVELPVSPSCEQFSRVIFVMIDRLLQLTNSVNGEREVKLNSVIVHETDTGYAQAFSYDAYSKDMGYIELDSIIFSDEVKNSWPDCELWERAKRGDSFINPTSV; encoded by the coding sequence ATGATAATAAGAAAACTTTTTAAATTTGAAAATGCTCATATTGTTCGTGGATGTTCTACTGTAAAATGTAGAAGTTCTCTGCATGGACATTCATACAAAGTTGAGCTGCTTTTTGAATCTAACTTCTTGGATAATGGTCAAATGGTTTATGACTTTGGACTAATGAAACAAAATATGAAAGCCTTAGTTGAGAGTTTTGATCATGGAGTTACTGTTTGGAGTGGAGATAGCTGGGAATACTTAGACAGTATGAAAAAACATTCCGATAGATGGGTAGAACTTCCAGTTTCTCCATCGTGTGAGCAGTTTTCACGTGTTATATTTGTTATGATAGACAGACTCTTACAACTTACAAACAGTGTTAACGGCGAAAGAGAAGTAAAACTAAACAGTGTTATAGTTCATGAAACTGATACAGGTTATGCGCAAGCCTTTAGTTATGATGCTTATTCAAAAGATATGGGTTATATAGAGCTAGATTCTATAATCTTTTCTGATGAAGTTAAAAATAGTTGGCCTGATTGTGAGTTATGGGAGAGAGCTAAAAGAGGAGATAGTTTTATAAATCCTACAAGTGTTTAG
- the rlmB gene encoding 23S rRNA (guanosine(2251)-2'-O)-methyltransferase RlmB, protein MLIYAKQPVQYIIKNYPNKIRTLYLAKDVDKKEYSELMKMNFEVKRIPADAAGKMCKNANHQGILAEVDDYELHPFNSFLDKDFVLVLSGLTDVGNIGAIVRTAYALGVEAIVACGIKKLNFEPVMRTSTGALFDMPFALQHNIHDVMNDLKTSGFCIYGADMGGTDIRDVKIKQKRALVLGNEGEGLTSRIVSKLDEVVSIQMSHDFDSLNVSVAGAILMDRMRI, encoded by the coding sequence ATGTTAATTTATGCTAAACAACCAGTCCAATATATAATAAAAAATTATCCAAATAAGATAAGAACTCTCTATCTTGCAAAAGACGTTGATAAAAAAGAGTATTCTGAATTAATGAAGATGAATTTTGAAGTAAAACGTATACCTGCAGATGCTGCAGGTAAGATGTGTAAGAATGCTAATCATCAAGGCATCCTAGCTGAAGTGGATGATTATGAACTACACCCATTTAACTCTTTTTTGGACAAAGATTTCGTTCTAGTTCTCTCCGGCTTAACAGATGTTGGAAATATTGGTGCAATCGTTAGAACTGCTTATGCGCTTGGTGTAGAAGCAATCGTAGCGTGTGGAATTAAAAAATTAAACTTTGAACCTGTCATGAGAACTAGCACCGGCGCTCTGTTTGATATGCCTTTTGCCTTGCAGCATAATATACATGATGTTATGAATGATTTAAAAACATCCGGCTTTTGCATCTATGGTGCAGATATGGGTGGAACAGACATAAGAGATGTGAAGATAAAACAAAAGAGAGCTTTAGTTTTAGGAAATGAAGGAGAAGGTTTAACTTCTCGTATAGTCTCAAAACTAGATGAAGTTGTTAGTATACAAATGTCACATGATTTTGATTCTTTAAATGTTAGTGTGGCAGGAGCTATTTTGATGGATAGGATGAGAATATGA
- a CDS encoding LL-diaminopimelate aminotransferase, producing the protein MFDEIQFDRIKKLPEYVFAEVNGLKMAARRAGADVIDFSMGNPDGDTPEHIREKLIESAQKTKTHGYSTSIGIPKLLIAISDWYKRRYDCDLDPMKECVATIGSKEGYAHLTYAITNPGDVAVMPDPTYPIHEFSFILAGGNVVKFAIEFDEDYKVKEDKFFEDLTRVFRECSPKPKYVLVNFPHNPTTATVTQEFYVRLVAMAKEKRFYIISDIAYGDISFDGYVTPSIMSVPGAKDVAVESFTLSKSYNMAGWRVGFFVGNKKLIGALQKIKSWLDYGMFTPIQVAATVALNGDQQCVKDITDKYNHRQEILLEAFNRAGWHMRKNQASMFVWAKLPECCAHLGSLEFSKRLLTEAGVAVAPGIGFGEAGEGYVRIALIENDNRIRQAARNIKEFLKQFQEEEK; encoded by the coding sequence ATGTTTGATGAAATACAGTTTGACAGAATAAAAAAGTTACCGGAGTATGTTTTTGCTGAGGTAAATGGGCTTAAAATGGCTGCACGTAGAGCAGGTGCAGATGTTATTGATTTTTCAATGGGAAATCCTGACGGAGATACCCCAGAACACATTAGAGAAAAGCTTATTGAGTCTGCCCAAAAAACAAAAACTCATGGTTACTCTACTTCAATAGGTATTCCTAAACTTCTTATAGCAATCTCAGATTGGTATAAAAGAAGATATGACTGCGATTTAGATCCAATGAAAGAGTGTGTCGCTACGATTGGTTCTAAAGAGGGTTATGCACATTTAACTTATGCTATTACAAACCCAGGTGATGTTGCTGTTATGCCAGATCCTACTTACCCTATTCATGAATTTTCTTTTATCTTAGCAGGTGGTAATGTTGTTAAGTTTGCAATTGAGTTTGATGAAGATTATAAAGTTAAAGAAGATAAATTTTTTGAAGATTTAACAAGAGTTTTTAGAGAATGCTCACCAAAACCAAAATATGTCTTAGTTAACTTTCCTCATAATCCGACAACAGCAACAGTGACACAAGAATTTTATGTTCGTTTAGTTGCTATGGCAAAAGAGAAAAGATTTTATATTATAAGTGATATAGCATATGGAGATATCAGTTTTGACGGTTATGTAACACCTTCAATTATGAGTGTTCCAGGAGCAAAAGATGTTGCTGTTGAGAGTTTCACTCTTTCAAAAAGTTATAACATGGCGGGTTGGCGTGTTGGCTTCTTTGTTGGAAATAAAAAGCTAATTGGTGCTCTTCAAAAAATCAAATCTTGGTTGGACTATGGAATGTTTACTCCTATTCAAGTTGCAGCTACAGTTGCATTAAATGGAGACCAGCAATGTGTGAAAGATATTACCGATAAGTATAACCATCGTCAGGAAATACTCTTAGAAGCATTCAATAGAGCAGGTTGGCATATGCGAAAAAATCAGGCGAGTATGTTCGTTTGGGCAAAATTGCCTGAATGTTGTGCGCATTTAGGTTCGTTAGAGTTTTCAAAAAGACTTCTAACTGAGGCTGGTGTTGCAGTAGCTCCTGGAATAGGTTTCGGTGAGGCTGGTGAAGGATATGTTCGTATTGCTCTAATTGAAAACGACAACCGTATTCGTCAAGCAGCAAGAAATATCAAAGAGTTTTTAAAACAGTTTCAAGAAGAAGAGAAGTAG
- a CDS encoding 16S rRNA (uracil(1498)-N(3))-methyltransferase produces the protein MDLIYILHDEASKKSLSIKGELHKYLVKIRRHSVGDELNFRNRDDIKTLHKYRVVQVESRAVELELISSKEEITQSDKQLHIAWCVIDAKSIEKVLPSLNEIGVEKISFIYCDRSQNNIKLDFKRFERILEASMQQCGRSSYMEFDTYKSIKEFITEFEDVKVFDFCDNILDSDADFERVLVGCEGGFSQVERELLSKKENFRLDTPMVLRSESAAVAIASKILL, from the coding sequence GTGGATTTGATATATATACTTCATGATGAGGCTTCAAAGAAAAGTCTTAGCATCAAGGGTGAACTGCATAAATATCTTGTTAAAATTCGTCGTCATAGTGTAGGAGATGAGTTAAACTTCAGAAACAGAGATGATATAAAAACTCTTCATAAATATAGAGTAGTGCAGGTTGAATCAAGAGCTGTAGAGCTAGAACTGATATCTTCCAAAGAAGAGATAACTCAGAGTGACAAGCAGCTGCATATTGCTTGGTGTGTAATAGACGCCAAATCAATAGAAAAAGTTTTACCATCACTAAATGAGATAGGTGTTGAGAAGATTTCTTTTATCTATTGTGACAGAAGTCAAAATAATATAAAGTTAGACTTTAAAAGGTTTGAGAGAATCTTAGAAGCTTCGATGCAACAGTGTGGGCGAAGTTCCTATATGGAGTTTGATACATATAAAAGCATCAAAGAATTTATAACAGAGTTTGAAGATGTAAAAGTTTTTGATTTTTGCGACAATATTTTAGACTCAGATGCTGATTTTGAGAGAGTATTAGTCGGCTGTGAAGGCGGCTTTTCACAAGTTGAGAGAGAACTTTTATCAAAGAAAGAAAACTTTAGACTTGATACTCCTATGGTTCTTCGTTCTGAAAGTGCTGCGGTAGCGATAGCAAGTAAGATTTTACTTTAA
- a CDS encoding homoserine dehydrogenase, whose product MIKVGIIGVGTVGTSVVNILKDNADVISARAGQDIVVKSGVVKNLSKDRGIDITLTDNVDDILNDPEIDIVVELMGGVEEPFEIVKRALKSGKAVVTANKALLAYHRYELQSLANDIAFEYEASVAGGIPIINALRDGLSANHIESIMGIMNGTCNYMLTKMANEGVSYDAILKEAQELGYAESDPTFDVGGFDAAHKLLILASIAYGIDAKPEDILIEGIENVTSDDIAFAKEFGYAIKLLGIAKKDGNEVELRVHACLISKDKMIAKIDGVMNGISVVGDKVGETLYYGPGAGGDATASAVVANIIDIARSGKSRPMLGFDKPLEGKLTLKATQDINSKYYIRINVSDRTGVLAKITKVFEENNISVETMLQRPATAASANLLFSTHIALEKDIQNMIKSIEALEFVNMTPVMIRIV is encoded by the coding sequence ATGATTAAAGTAGGAATAATAGGCGTTGGAACTGTTGGAACAAGTGTAGTAAATATTTTAAAAGACAATGCTGATGTTATTTCTGCTCGTGCCGGTCAAGACATAGTTGTTAAGAGTGGAGTTGTTAAAAATCTTTCTAAAGATAGAGGTATAGATATAACACTTACAGACAACGTTGATGATATTTTAAATGACCCTGAAATAGATATAGTAGTAGAGCTTATGGGTGGAGTTGAAGAGCCGTTTGAAATTGTTAAACGTGCACTAAAAAGTGGTAAAGCGGTAGTTACTGCAAACAAAGCACTTTTAGCATATCACCGTTATGAGCTTCAAAGTCTGGCAAATGATATTGCATTTGAGTATGAAGCTAGTGTTGCTGGCGGTATCCCTATTATCAATGCTCTTCGTGATGGATTATCTGCAAATCATATAGAGTCCATTATGGGAATTATGAATGGTACTTGTAACTATATGTTGACAAAGATGGCAAATGAAGGTGTTTCATATGACGCTATCTTAAAAGAAGCACAAGAGCTAGGTTATGCAGAATCTGATCCTACATTTGATGTTGGTGGATTTGATGCGGCGCATAAACTTCTCATTCTTGCTTCTATTGCTTATGGCATAGATGCAAAACCTGAAGATATCTTAATCGAAGGTATTGAGAATGTAACTTCAGATGATATAGCATTTGCAAAAGAGTTCGGTTATGCGATTAAGCTTTTAGGAATCGCAAAGAAAGATGGTAATGAAGTTGAGCTTAGAGTTCATGCTTGTCTAATTTCTAAAGATAAAATGATTGCTAAGATTGATGGTGTTATGAACGGAATCTCTGTTGTTGGAGATAAGGTTGGTGAAACACTATACTATGGTCCTGGTGCTGGTGGGGATGCTACTGCAAGTGCTGTTGTCGCTAATATTATTGATATTGCCAGAAGTGGCAAATCTAGACCAATGCTTGGATTTGATAAACCTTTAGAAGGCAAATTAACTCTAAAAGCAACCCAAGATATAAACTCAAAATACTATATTCGTATAAATGTTTCTGACCGTACAGGTGTGCTTGCAAAAATTACTAAAGTATTTGAAGAAAATAATATTTCTGTTGAGACTATGCTTCAGCGTCCAGCTACAGCAGCCTCAGCAAATCTTCTTTTTTCTACGCATATTGCACTAGAAAAAGATATTCAAAATATGATAAAAAGTATTGAAGCATTAGAATTTGTAAACATGACTCCGGTGATGATTAGGATAGTATAA
- a CDS encoding molybdopterin molybdotransferase MoeA — translation MAVTILEALELIHKHTRKKSLKILPIEQALSSILAEDIIATHNLPPYDNSAMDGYAVKVADADNCVKVTHTIFAGDNSDEVLTSGNGIKIMTGAKIPDGCECIVPVEDTTECYNGVTLPNNLSDGRHIRLCGEDIKKGEPLLKSGQKLQAHQITLLASQGISHIKVYKRPHVALFASGSELKMHFENVEAYQLYNTNTPTLLSRAQELGCEVDFIGTAQDTLEDLKAHVKSALNSDLIITSGGVSVGDADFTKEAFGAFGMETYFDKVEIKPGKPTTFGRINNTLVLNLPGNPMAAALNFELFGQNIILALSGINEKFINPIETKMKNDYRLKKGRITLVPGSFDGSCFEPCKKFAPGMVSPLASSNSYIMVNEGVEFIASGDIVKVMPIRFCFTNEKEMNLVSC, via the coding sequence ATGGCAGTTACAATACTTGAAGCACTAGAATTAATACACAAACACACTAGAAAAAAATCATTAAAAATTTTACCAATCGAGCAAGCTTTAAGCTCAATACTAGCCGAAGATATAATTGCTACACACAATCTACCACCATATGACAACTCTGCTATGGATGGTTATGCTGTAAAAGTTGCAGATGCTGATAATTGTGTAAAAGTAACTCATACTATCTTTGCCGGAGATAATTCTGATGAAGTTCTTACTTCAGGAAATGGTATCAAAATAATGACAGGAGCTAAAATCCCTGATGGTTGTGAATGCATTGTTCCGGTTGAAGATACAACTGAATGTTACAATGGAGTAACCCTACCTAATAATTTGTCAGATGGAAGACATATTCGTCTATGTGGTGAAGATATCAAAAAAGGTGAGCCTCTTTTAAAGAGTGGACAAAAACTGCAAGCTCACCAAATAACTCTTCTTGCATCTCAGGGTATTAGTCATATAAAAGTTTATAAAAGGCCTCACGTTGCACTCTTTGCATCTGGAAGTGAACTTAAAATGCACTTTGAAAATGTAGAAGCTTATCAGCTATACAACACAAACACTCCTACCCTGCTCTCGCGTGCTCAAGAGCTTGGATGCGAGGTTGATTTCATCGGTACTGCACAAGACACTTTAGAAGATTTAAAAGCGCACGTAAAAAGTGCATTGAATAGTGACCTTATTATTACATCCGGCGGGGTAAGTGTTGGAGATGCTGACTTTACAAAAGAAGCATTTGGCGCATTTGGTATGGAGACTTATTTTGATAAGGTTGAGATAAAACCAGGTAAACCAACAACTTTTGGAAGAATCAATAATACACTGGTTCTGAATCTTCCTGGCAATCCTATGGCAGCAGCGCTAAACTTTGAACTATTTGGACAAAATATAATATTAGCACTAAGTGGTATCAATGAAAAATTTATCAATCCCATTGAAACAAAGATGAAGAACGATTACAGACTAAAAAAAGGTCGTATTACTTTAGTTCCTGGAAGTTTTGATGGAAGTTGTTTTGAACCGTGTAAGAAGTTCGCACCGGGGATGGTTTCTCCACTTGCATCTTCAAACTCTTATATCATGGTAAATGAAGGTGTTGAGTTTATAGCATCTGGAGATATCGTAAAAGTTATGCCTATTAGATTTTGCTTTACTAACGAAAAAGAGATGAATTTAGTAAGCTGTTAA